Proteins from a genomic interval of Thermotoga sp. Mc24:
- the thiC gene encoding phosphomethylpyrimidine synthase ThiC, whose product MTQMEMARKGVVSDEMKKVAEYEGVDVEIVRQKLAEGRAVLPKNRLHRIERPMIVGEGFSVKVNANIGTSQGFSSLEEEKEKARVAIEYGADSLMVLSTWGDLREIRRAIVEMSPVPVGSVPIYDSAVKSYQMKKNVVDFSEKDFFDMVIAHAEDGIDFMTIHVGVTRKVLERIKSSKRVLKIVSRGGAIIAGWMIKNNRENPFYEHFDELLDIAKDYDITLSLGDGMRPGAVVDASDAQQFEELFVMGELVERAREKGVQVMLEGPGHVPLNEVEMNVRLMKKIGKGAPIFLLGPLPTDRATGYDHIACAIGGALAGYYGADFLCYVTPSEHISLPDVEDVREGVIASKIAAVVADVARGNKKAWELEKKMALARKNFDWETMFSLSLGKDIAKRKYEERPYPDKGCSMCGPFCAIKIAEEFS is encoded by the coding sequence ATGACCCAAATGGAAATGGCCAGAAAGGGTGTTGTTTCCGATGAGATGAAGAAGGTAGCGGAGTACGAAGGTGTGGATGTCGAGATCGTCAGACAAAAGCTTGCGGAAGGCAGAGCGGTTCTTCCAAAGAACAGACTTCACAGGATAGAAAGGCCAATGATCGTTGGAGAAGGTTTCAGTGTAAAGGTGAACGCGAACATAGGAACCTCCCAAGGATTTTCTTCACTCGAAGAGGAAAAAGAGAAGGCAAGAGTAGCGATAGAATACGGTGCTGACTCCCTCATGGTCCTCTCCACGTGGGGGGACCTGAGGGAGATCAGAAGGGCCATCGTGGAAATGTCTCCCGTTCCAGTTGGTTCGGTGCCCATATACGATTCCGCCGTGAAGAGCTATCAGATGAAGAAGAACGTGGTGGATTTTTCAGAGAAGGACTTTTTCGATATGGTCATAGCGCATGCGGAGGACGGGATAGACTTCATGACGATCCACGTTGGTGTGACAAGAAAGGTGCTTGAAAGAATAAAAAGTTCAAAACGGGTTTTGAAGATCGTGAGCAGAGGAGGAGCGATCATTGCAGGATGGATGATAAAAAACAACAGGGAAAATCCGTTCTATGAACACTTCGATGAACTCTTAGACATCGCAAAAGATTACGACATCACTCTGAGTCTTGGTGATGGCATGAGACCCGGAGCTGTGGTGGACGCGAGTGATGCCCAGCAGTTCGAGGAGCTATTCGTGATGGGGGAACTCGTTGAGAGAGCGAGAGAAAAGGGAGTTCAAGTGATGCTGGAAGGGCCGGGGCACGTTCCGCTGAATGAGGTGGAGATGAACGTGAGGCTCATGAAAAAGATCGGAAAGGGAGCCCCCATCTTTCTTCTCGGCCCGCTTCCAACAGATAGAGCCACGGGATATGATCACATAGCCTGCGCGATAGGTGGTGCGCTGGCGGGTTACTACGGAGCTGACTTTCTTTGTTACGTGACCCCTTCAGAACACATCTCACTTCCGGATGTTGAAGATGTGAGAGAAGGTGTGATAGCCTCTAAGATAGCGGCTGTGGTTGCGGATGTGGCGCGCGGAAACAAAAAAGCCTGGGAACTCGAGAAAAAGATGGCCCTCGCAAGAAAGAATTTTGACTGGGAGACGATGTTCAGCCTTTCGCTGGGAAAGGACATCGCGAAAAGGAAGTACGAAGAAAGACCGTATCCCGACAAGGGTTGTTCCATGTGTGGACCGTTCTGCGCGATAAAGATAGCGGAGGAGTTCTCTTGA